From Desulfovibrio oxyclinae DSM 11498:
CTCACCTGATGCGGCTGAATGAAGTGCGTTGCCCCGAGGGCTTTGTGATAGGCAACCCAACCATTCGTCGAAGTGAGAGCTTTCACCATGATGAACTCGGGCGTGCCGCCGCAATCATGGACGATCTGTCTGCCAGACACGCCGTCCCCGACCCATGTCACAATGTCGAATCCAAACTCCGGCCCGCGTTGCAGGAAGAAGTCGAGATACTGCCCGCCAAGGGCGTTGTCGTTGCTGCCGTCCCCCACGGTATAGCCGTCGTTGAAGAACTCCCGAATCCCGTTTGTGGGATTGGCTTCGGCCCCGTTGCTGTTTGTCGCAAGGGACCGCCCGGCACCGCGCACCGTGTCGAACAGCATCCAGGTCCCATCTGCGTCCAGCCGCTTCATGAAAACAAGATCCGGCCGCGCCGCGAGACCGGATACGGTGGCCTGCGCTCCGGTCCCCTCTCTTGCGAGAATGCCAACACCGTCGCCCGGATCACGGTGCGCCGGTTCTTCAAGGTTGGCCGCGCAAAGCGCTTTGAAGCCAATCGGGGGAGCGTAGGCGAACGGCTTCGCCCCGAAGTTCGCGGTCAAGGTGTGGGGCTGATTGCCCTGAATCGGGCGGCTCGGACCTTCAAGAGGAACAAACGGGAAGACGCCCTGCGACACGCCGTTTTTGAAAAGCTCGACCTCGCAGATATCCCTGTCCACAGCCAATCCCAGCAGGTCGCCGGATGCGAAACCGGCGATCGGCCCGCCGTTGGTGAGCGTGCCGTCGCTGTTCCAGGCAAAGCCGTACACCCCGACAAAGTTCTGTGCCGCCGTGACGGTGGTATACTCAATTTCCCAGTAGTACCTTCCCTCGCTGAATCCGACGGTGCCTGTCGTGCGGTCGTCGCTGGTGGCGCTGCATGTCTGCGTGAGGTTGCCGTTGCTGAGAGTGACGTTTCCCTGCGGGCCACCAAGCACGTACGCTTGGAGAACACAGCAGTTGTTCGTCGGCGTGTCGGCAGTCTGCTGCGGAGATCCGACCGGGGAAAACGGGTTGCCGTTGCCCGAGACGTCCGCGCCGAGACCAGCGCCGTCTGCAAAGTCCAGGGCAAACGCATTGTTGACCGGGGCGGCCGGGGCAGCATCGGCCGTGGGAGCCGCGTCCCCGGCAGTGCCTACGCCGAAGGTGTCCACGCGCTGGGTGCCGTTGTAGAAGTAGAGCCCGACGCGCCCGGCTGGCAGCACGTTGAGCGGCGTCGCGTCCAGTATGTCCCAGCCCGCGGGCTCGGATTCGCTGGACCCCCACGCCTTGACGCTGACCTTGCCGCCGCTGTAGCGGGCGCGGATCCAGTTCCAGCCGCCGTCCACAAGTGCACCAGCTGACACAACGCCCGCGTGGATGGTCCCGGAGCCGTTGGATACGTACTGACCGATCCCCACCTCGCCGCTGGCGGGCGTCACGTCGAAGCGGTAGCCCGTGACGTCGGACACCGCCGCGAGAATCACTGACTGCGTCTCGC
This genomic window contains:
- a CDS encoding DUF7483 domain-containing protein — protein: MGTQLNYCDTLADWTDLFGTMSLALVTDGEDGSAVECSVSYDRSAWYLNTVSSTDDVEVVARIKGAAGETQSVILAAVSDVTGYRFDVTPASGEVGIGQYVSNGSGTIHAGVVSAGALVDGGWNWIRARYSGGKVSVKAWGSSESEPAGWDILDATPLNVLPAGRVGLYFYNGTQRVDTFGVGTAGDAAPTADAAPAAPVNNAFALDFADGAGLGADVSGNGNPFSPVGSPQQTADTPTNNCCVLQAYVLGGPQGNVTLSNGNLTQTCSATSDDRTTGTVGFSEGRYYWEIEYTTVTAAQNFVGVYGFAWNSDGTLTNGGPIAGFASGDLLGLAVDRDICEVELFKNGVSQGVFPFVPLEGPSRPIQGNQPHTLTANFGAKPFAYAPPIGFKALCAANLEEPAHRDPGDGVGILAREGTGAQATVSGLAARPDLVFMKRLDADGTWMLFDTVRGAGRSLATNSNGAEANPTNGIREFFNDGYTVGDGSNDNALGGQYLDFFLQRGPEFGFDIVTWVGDGVSGRQIVHDCGGTPEFIMVKALTSTNGWVAYHKALGATHFIQPHQVSAAVANSDIWGDVEPNSLAFTVGNNSTVNAPAETYIAYVFRSVPGFSEVFSFEGNGSNAGPRANLGFLPRAMLGKNADDAQDWFFVSSDMDGGRNNIERWVEGNTVEQAFGSPGLFSFLSSGFDVINSSSLINGNGDTILGIAWAAQPFQYSNAF